The DNA sequence GAAAAACAACGGGGCCGCGGTGACCGGAATGGTCACTGCGGCCCCGCCGCGCCGTTTCCCCGAATCGCTCGGGATTCACACGGGAATTCAGACGGTCTCCGGAAGCTCCTCGAGGCCCTCCGCCACCAGCTTCGCCAGGCGGTCGAGCGCCACCTCGGCGTCGTCGGCGTCGGAGGCGAGGACGACCTCCTCGCCGCCCTGGGCGCCCAGGCCGAGCACGGCCAGCATGGAGGCGGCGTTGACCGGGGTGCCGTCCGCCTTGGCGATCGTGATGGGGACGCCGGCGGCGGTGGCCGCCCGGACGAAGATCGACGCAGGGCGGGCGTGCAGGCCCTCGGCCCAGCCGATGGTGACGCGGCGCTCAGCCATGGTGTTGCCCTTCAGGTGGGTGCGGTTGTCTAGACCAAAGCATACGGTGTCCGTATGCATCCGGGGGATGCCCGAGTGAGTCCGGTCGTGCCCGGACCGGCCCGATACGGACCTTCCCCCGACACCTGGCCGCGACGCAAGGGTGTCCACCATGCGGACCGCGCGCGGCCCGTACCCTGGCCCCATGCGGAATCCGCCGGATCAGCACGCCTACCCGACCCACTGGGAAGCCGACGTGGTGCTCCGGGACGGTGGTACGGCACAGATCCGCCCCATCACCCCCGATGACGCCCAGCGGCTGATCAGCTTCTACGAGCGGGTCTCGGACGAGTCGAAGTACTACCGCTTCTTCGCGCCCTACCCCCGCCTCTCCGACCGCGACGTCCACCGCTTCACCCACCACGACTACGTCGACCGGGTGGGCCTCGCGGCGATCGTCGGGGACGAGTTCATCGCCACCGTCCGCTTCGACCGCATCGACAGCCGGGGAATGCCGGCCCACTCGGCCCCCGCCACCGCCCCGGACGGCGGCCTCACGGCCCCTTCCGGACCCGCCCTCGCCGACGAGGCCGAGGTCGCCTTCCTGGTCCAGGACGCCCACCAGGGCCGCGGGGTGGCCTCCGCGCTCCTCGAACACATCGCCGCCGTCGCGCGCGAGCGGGCCATCCGCCGGTTCGCCGCCGAGGTGCTGCCCGCCAACACCAAGATGATCAAGGTGTTCACGGACGCGGGCTACACCCAGAAGCGCAGCTTCGAGGACGGGGTCGTCCGCCTCGAGTTCGACCTCGAACCCACCGACCGCTCCCTGGCCGTCATGCGCGCCCGCGAGCAGCGTGCCGAGGCCCGCTCCGTCCAGCGGCTGCTCGCGCCCGGTTCCGTCGCCGTCATCGGCACCAGCCGCAGCTCCGGTGGCGTCGGCCGCACCGTGCTGCGCAACCTCCTCGACGGCGGCTTCACGGGGCGCGTGCACGCCGTCAACCAGGCCTTCCCCGACGATCTGACCCGCCTGGAGCCGGAGGGCGTCCCGGCCCACCGCTCGCTGCGCGCCATTGCGGACCCCGTCGACCTGGCCGTCGTCGCCGTCCCCGCCGAGCGGGTGCCCGACGTGGTGGCCGAATGCGGCGACCACGGTGTCCAGGGCCTCGTCGTGCTCTCCGCCGGATACGCGGAGAGCGGGCGCGAGGGCCGCGACCGCCAGCGCGACCTCGTCCGCCAGGCGCGGACCTACGGCATGCGCGTCATCGGCCCGAACGCCTTCGGCGTCATCAACACCGCCGAGGGCGTCCGGCTGAACGCCTCCCTGTCCCCACAGCTGCCCAACCCCGGCCGGCTGGGCCTGTTCACCCAGTCCGGGGCGATCGGCATCGCGCTGCTGTCCGGGCTGCACCGGCGCGGCGCCGGGCTGGCGAGCCTCGCCGGGATCGCGGGGATATCGACCTTCGTGTCCGCGGGGAACCGCGCCGACGTCTCGGGCAACGACCTCCTCCAGTACTGGTACGACGATCCGCGGACGGACGTCGTCCTGATGTACCTGGAATCCATCGGCAACCCCCGCAAGTTCACCCGGCTCGCCAGGCGCACCGCCGCCGTCAAACCGGTGGTCGTCGTCAAGGGCGCCCGCCACAGCGGCAGCGCCCCCACCGGCCATGCCGTGCCCACCACCCGGATCCCCGACGCCACCGTCTCCGACCTGCTGCGGCAGGCGGGCGTCATCCGGGTCGAGACCGTCACCGAGCTCGCCGACGCCGGGGTGCTGCTCGCCTCCCAGCCGCTGCCCGCCGGTCCGCGCGTCGCCATCCTCGGCAACTCCGAGTCGCTCGGCCTGCTCACCTACGACGCCTGCCTCACCGAGGGACTCAGCCCGCTGCCGCCCCGCGACCTCACCACGGCCGCCGCCCCGGACGACTTCCGGCGCGCCCTGACCGAGGCCCTCGCCGACGACGCCTGTGACGCCGTCGTCGTCACCGCCATCCCCTGGGTCGGTGACGCCCGCGCGGACGCCCTCGCCGCCGCCGTACGGGAGGCGGCCCAGGTGTCCGGGCCCACCCCGGCCAAGCCGGTGGCGGTGGTCCACCTGGAGATCCAGGAGCTCGCGGCGGCCCTGGCCGGCACCGGCGGCGAGCCCGCGCCGGGCACCCGGCGGATCCCCGCCTACCCCGCCGCCGAGCGGGCCGTGCGCGCGCTCGCCGAGGCCGTGCGGTACGCGCGCTGGCGGCAGGAGGCCGCCGAGCCCGGACGGGTCCCGGAGTACGACGACATCGACGAGGCGGGCGCCGCCGCCGACATCCAGGTGCTGCTCACCCCGGCCGACGACACCGGCGGGACCGGCGACGACACGGACCCGGGCGTCGAGCTGTCGCCCGGCGACACCCAGCGCCTCCTGGCCCGCTACGGCGTCAGCGTGCTGCCCGCCCTCCCCGCGCCCGACCCCGACACCGCCGTACGGGCCGCCGGGCGGCTCGGCTTCCCGGTCGCCCTCAAGCCCACCGCCGCGCATCTGCGCCACCGCACCGACCTGGGCGGGGTACGGCTGGAACTGGGCAGCGAGGCGGAACTGCGCCGGGCCTACGCCGAGTTGACCGACTACCTGGGCCGGCCCGAGGAGCTGGGGCTGGTCGTGCAGCGGATGGCGCCGCGCGGCGTGGACACCGTCGTACGGGCCGCCATCGACCCCGCCGCCGGGGCCGTGCTCTCCTTCGGACTCGCCGGCGCACCCTCCGAACTGCTCGGCGACACCGCCCACAGCCTCGTCCCCGTCACCGGCCGGGACGCCGCCGAGCTGATCCGGTCCATCCGGACCGCGCCACTCCTGTTCGGCTGGCGCGGCTCCAAGCCGGTGGACACCGCCGCCCTGGAGGAGCTGCTGCTGAGGGTGTCCCGCCTGGTGGACGACCATCCGGAAGTGGTCGCCGTGGACCTCGAGCCCGTCGTCATCGCCCAGCAGGGCCTCTCCGTGCTCGGCGCCTCGGCGCGGCTCGCCCCGCCACCGCCGCGCACCGACCTCGGCCCCCGCCACATGCCCGCCTACTGACCTCCCCGGCCCCGGCGGCCCGGCCGTCCGGCCCTTCGCGGCCATGGGCGCCAGTGTCGGTGCGGCCCCGTAGGATGGTGCACATGGCGAAGACCGGTACGACGACCCAGGGGCTGCGCGCGGCGATCGAGCGCAGCGGCTATTACCCGGCACTCGTGGCCGAAGCGGTGGAAGCCGCCGTGGGCGGTGAGCCCATCGTGTCGTACCTGGTCCATCAGGAGACCACCTTCGACGCCAACGAGGTCCGCCGCCATGTCACGGTCCTCGTCCTCACCGGCAACCGCTTCATCGTCAGCCATACCGACGAGCAGGCCGCGGACGGCACCTCCCCGTCGCCGTACGCCACCACCTCCACCGAGTCCGTGAAGCTCCAGCGGATCTCCTCGGTGGTGCTCAGCCGGGTCGTCGCCAACCCCGAGTCGTACACCCCGGGCACGCTGCCCCGCGAGGTCGTGCTGACCATCGGCTGGGGCGCCGTCAGCCGCCTCGACCTGGAGCCCGCCGCCTGCGGCGACCCCAACTGCGAGGCCGACCACGGCTACACCGGCTCCTCCACCGCCGACGACCTCAGCCTGCGCGTCAGCGAGGCGGGCGACGGTCCCGACAGCGTCCGTCAGACCCTCGCCTTCGCCCAGGCGCTCTCCGAGGCCACCGCGGCCACCCCGGACACCGGCCGCTGATGTCCGGCTCCGCCACCGGCCCGCTGCCCTCCGCCGACTCCCTCTGGCCCGAGCCCACCCCGCTCGACCCCCGGTCCGCCCCGGTGCCGAAGTACGGCACCGGCTCGCTCGCCGATCTGCTGCCCGCCGTCGCCGCGGGTCAGGAGGTCCCCGGGCTCTCCTCCGGTCTGGCGCTCGCACCCGCCGACCGGGTCTGCGTCTTCCTGGTCGACGGCCTCGGCTGGGAGCTGCTGCGCGCCCACCCCGCCGAGGCGCCCTTCCTGACCTCGCTGCTGTCCGGCTCCAAGGGCGGCTCCGGGGAGCCGCTCACCGCGGGCTTCCCGTCCACCACCGCGACCTCGCTCGCCTCGGTGGGCACCGGACTGCCCCCCGGCGCCCACGGCCTGGCCGGCTACACGGTGCTGGACCCCGGCACCGGCCAGCTGATGAACCAGCTGCGCTGGCAGCCCTGGACGGATCCGTACGCCTGGCAGCCGTATCCCACCGTCTTCCAGCTCGCGGACGCCGCGGGCGTGCACACCTGCCAGGTCTCCGCGCCGACCTTCGCCGAGACCCCGCTCACCAAGGTCGCGCTGAGCGGCGGCACCTTCCACGGGCGGCTCTCCGGCGAGGAGCGGATGGACCTCGCGGCCGAGCAGCTCGGCGCCGCGGGCCGCTCGCTGGTCTACACGTACTACAGCGAAGTGGACGGCAAGGGGCATCGCTTCGGTGTGGACTCGCCCGAGTGGCGTGAGCAGCTCCGCTATGTCGACGGGCTCGCCCAGCGGCTCGCCGAGCGCCTCCCGCCCCGCTCGGCGCTCTATGTCACCGCCGACCACGGCATGATCGACATCCCCTTCGACCCGGAGTCGCGCATCGACTTCGACGAGGACTGGGAGCTGCGCGCGGGCGTCTCGCTGCTGGGCGGCGAGGGCCGCGCCCGGCATGTGTACGCCGTTCCCGGCGCCGCCGGCGATGTGCTGGCCGTCTGGCGTGAGGTGCTGGGCGAGCGGATGTGGGTGGCCAGTCGCGACGAGGCCATCGAGGCGGGCTGGTTCGGCGGGCCCGGCGGTGCCGACACCGGCGGCAGGGGTGTCGACCACCGGGTGTACCAGCGGATCGGCGATGTGGTGGCCGCCGCGCGCGAGGACGTCGCGATCGTCGCCTCGCACACCGAGCCGAAGGAGTCCGCCATGGTCGGGCTGCACGGTTCGATGACCCCCCTGGAGCAGCTGGTGCCGCTCCTCGAAGTACGCTCCTGAAGCCCTCACCCCCTCTCCCCGCCCGTACGAAAGGCCCTGCCTCCCCATGCCCGAGCTGGTGTTCTTTTCCGGAACGATGGACTGCGGGAAGAGCACCCTCGCTCTGCAGATCCAGCACAACCGCTCGGCGCGGGGGCTCCAGGGGATGATCTACACCCGGGACGACCGGGCCGGCGAGGGCAAGCTCTCCTCGCGGCTCGGACTGGCCACCGAGGCGGTGGAGGTCGCCGACCACCTCGACTTCTACGCCCATGTGGTCCAGGCGATGACCGCCGGGGGCCGGGTCGACTACGTCATCGCGGACGAAGCCCAGTTCCTGACCCCGCCGCAGATAGACCAGCTCGCCCGGGTGGTCGACGACCTGGATGTGGACGTCTTCGCCTTCGGCATCACCACCGACTTCCGCAGCAAGCTCTTCCCCGGCTCCCAGCGCCTGGTGGAGCTCGCCGACCGGGTGGAGGTGCTTCAGGTCGAGGCGTTGTGCTGGTGCGGTGCCAGGGCGACGCACAACGCCCGTACCGTCGGCGGCCAGATGGTCGTGGAGGGCGCCCAGGTCGTCGTGGGTGACGTCAACCGGCCGGAGAGCGAGGTCGGTTACGAGGTGCTGTGCCGGCGTCACCACCGGCGCCGGATGACGGCCGCCGGAGCCCGCGCCGCCGCCCTGTCACCGGATGTGCTCCCGCTCGACCAGCCCTCCGGCCCGTCAGCGCGCTAGGGTCCGTCTTCAAACGGATCTTGCCCAGAGCAGGAACGATGCGAGGGTGACCGCCGCTTCGTAGGAAGTGGCGGTCTTCTCGTATCTGGTGGCGATCCCGCGGAAGCCCTTGAGCCGGTTGAAGCAGCGCTCGATCATGTTGCGCCGCCGGTAGGTCTCCCGGTCGAACCCTGGCGGTCGGCCGCCGTGGCCTCCGCGTCTCAGCCGGTGCCGTCGCTGGTCGGTCTTCTCGGGGATGGTGTGCGCGATGCCGCGTCTTCGCAGGTAGGCACGGAAGCCGCGGGAGCTGTAAGCCTTGTCTGCGATGACCTGGCCGGGCCTGCACCGAGGCCGGCCCAGGCCGGTGCGGGGAACACGGATCCGTTCCAGCAGAGGGCGTGCGCAGACACTGTCGTGGCGTTGGCCGGGCGTCACCAGGATCGCGAGCGGGCGGCCCTTGCCGTCACAGGCGAGGTGAATCTTGGTTGTCAGCCCGCCTCGGGATCGGCCGAGGGCGTGATCGTCCGGTTCGTCCTGCCGATGCCGCCCCCTTTTCGGCCGGTGGCGGCGGCGTGCTGGTGGGCGCGGACGATGGTGGAGTCGATCTGGACGAGCCAGTCGATGTCGCCGGCCGCGTCGGCGTGGGCTTGGATCTGCTGCAGGGCCCGTGTGAAGACTCCGTCGAGGGCGTAGCGGCGGAAGCGGGTGTACACGGTCTTCCACGGCCCGTAGCGTTCCGGCAAGTCACGCCAGGAGATCCCGGTGCGGATCTTGTAGACCATCCCGTTGACGACCTGCCGGTCCTCCACGCGAGGACGCCCCGTCGCAGCCCGGGGTATCAGCGGAGCGAGTAACTCCCACTCCTGATCAGTGAGTTCATGACGACGTACCACGACACCATGATCTACTACCCGGATGATCTTTGAAGACGGACCCTAGGTCCGTCGTCCATGGGGGCGCCCTGCTCCCGACGGCTGGCACGGCCGCTCACCGCGTTGTCGCATCACCCGGGTACGTCCCGTGCGAGGGCGACGCTCGCATCGCGGTCGACCGCACCGGCCTCCCCGGCTACCGCTGGGAGGCGCCCCCGCTCGCGGCCGGGCGCCCCCTGTGACGACGGACCCTAGCCCCGGTCTGCCGATACGACGGTGAAGGCGGCCCCTTCCGGGTCCCGCACCGTGGCCCGGTGTCCGGTCGCTCCCCGCGACGGCGGCCGGACCACCTGACCGCCCAACGCGGTGACCCGGCGCACCGTCTCCGCCACGTCGGCCACCGCGAAGTGCGTCATCCAGTACGGGCCCCGGCCGCGCGGCAGGGCGTCGCCGACGCTCTGGATCGCGCAGACCGGCCGGTCGCCCAGGCGCAGGGTGCGGCAGCCCGGCTCCTCGGAGGCCGCCGGTTCCGCCCGGTAGCCGAAGACCATCTGGTAGAACTTCAGAACCCCGGTGCCCTCGCGGGTCAGCAGCTCGTGCCAGACCGGCGTCCCCGGCGCCCCGGGCTCCGCCGCCGCCGTGTACGTGCCCTCCTGCCATACGCCGAACACCGCGCCCTCGGGGTCGGCGGCGATCAGCATCCGGCCGGCCTCGTCGGCGTCCAGCGGGCCCACCGCCACGGTGCCGCCGCAGGCGCGGATCATCTCGGCGGTCTCATCGGCGTCGTCGGACGCCAGATAGGTCGACCAGGCCACCGGCAAGTGGCGTTCCGGAGGCAGCTCGCTCAACCCGGCGACCGGCCGGCCGCCCTGGACCGCGCGGACATACGCGCCGAGTTGCTGTGGGCCCGGTGTGAACTCCCAGCCGAACAAGGCGTGGTAGAAGTCCTGTGTCGCGGCAAGGCTGTGCACCATCAGACTCGTCCAGCAGGGCGTGCCCGGTGTGCGCCGAGTCGCTGCCTCGGTCATACGTCATTCTCTCCTCGGACCATCGAGTGGTGGCCGTGCGGCCCCGCGCCGGTCGGCGACACGGGGCGGTTGTGCGGAGGTGCTGATGCGGGGGGTCCGACAGATATTTGCACCACCTGTCGCCGATGGCGCCCTGGCGGAGCCGCAATTCATCGCGCCCCGCAACAGAATGCCCGACTTACTGCCGCATGTCCGTTTCGGCTTCATTGCGCTCTGGTGGCGCCCAGCTGTCCGCAGGGTGACCAGGTGGTCCAATCGACGCAGAGATATCTACGCAAGGGTGGTTCCTATGCATGCCATCATCACCGCATTCGATCTCATGGGTGAGCTGGCGGAGGATCAGCCTCCGCTCCTGCTCGATGTGCGCTGGCAGCTGGGCGGCCCTCCCGGCCGCCCCGCATACGAGGCGGGACATCTGCCCGATGCCGTCTACGTCGATCTCGACACCGAGCTCGCGGGCCCGCCCGGAAAGGCCGGCCGCCATCCCCTGCCCGATCTTTCCGCGTTCGCGGCCGCGATGCGTCGCGCCGGAGTGCGCCGGGACCGGCGCGTGGTGGTGTACGACGGCGGGCAGGGGTGGGCCGCGGCGCGTGCGTGGTGGCTGCTGCGCTGGGCGGGGCATCCCTCCGTAAGGGTGCTCGACGGAGGTCTGCCCGCCTGGACGGCGGCCGACGGCGTCCTGACCACCGACGCGCCCGACGCGACCGAGGGCGACTTCGTCCCGGAGCCCGGGGCCCTGCCGCTACTGGAGGCGGACGACGCGGCGGCGCTCGCGCGGCGCGGGGTGCTGCTGGACGCGCGTGCGGCCGAGCGCTACCGGGGGGAGGTCGAGCCCATCGACCCCGTCGGCGGCCATGTCCCGGGCGCGATCTCCGCCCCCACGGTGGAGAACGTCACCGCCGACGGCCACTTCCTGCCCGCCGGCCAACTGGCCGAGCGGTTCGCGGCCCTGGGCGCCACCGAGGACGCCGAGGTCGGGGTGTACTGCGGCTCCGGGGTCTCGGCCGCGCACCAGGTCCTGGCGCTGGCGGTGGCGGGCATTCCGGCGGCCCTGTACGTCGGCTCCTGGAGCGAATGGTCCGCGGACGGCGCCCGCCCGGTGGCCACGGGACCCGAGCGGGGCTGACCACGCCGAAGGGCCCCGCCACCGGTGATGCGGTGGCGGGGCCCGAACCGGCCGTCGTGGACCGCGGTGCGGTCCACGGCTTCTTCCG is a window from the Streptomyces luomodiensis genome containing:
- a CDS encoding VOC family protein; amino-acid sequence: MTEAATRRTPGTPCWTSLMVHSLAATQDFYHALFGWEFTPGPQQLGAYVRAVQGGRPVAGLSELPPERHLPVAWSTYLASDDADETAEMIRACGGTVAVGPLDADEAGRMLIAADPEGAVFGVWQEGTYTAAAEPGAPGTPVWHELLTREGTGVLKFYQMVFGYRAEPAASEEPGCRTLRLGDRPVCAIQSVGDALPRGRGPYWMTHFAVADVAETVRRVTALGGQVVRPPSRGATGHRATVRDPEGAAFTVVSADRG
- a CDS encoding bifunctional acetate--CoA ligase family protein/GNAT family N-acetyltransferase; its protein translation is MRNPPDQHAYPTHWEADVVLRDGGTAQIRPITPDDAQRLISFYERVSDESKYYRFFAPYPRLSDRDVHRFTHHDYVDRVGLAAIVGDEFIATVRFDRIDSRGMPAHSAPATAPDGGLTAPSGPALADEAEVAFLVQDAHQGRGVASALLEHIAAVARERAIRRFAAEVLPANTKMIKVFTDAGYTQKRSFEDGVVRLEFDLEPTDRSLAVMRAREQRAEARSVQRLLAPGSVAVIGTSRSSGGVGRTVLRNLLDGGFTGRVHAVNQAFPDDLTRLEPEGVPAHRSLRAIADPVDLAVVAVPAERVPDVVAECGDHGVQGLVVLSAGYAESGREGRDRQRDLVRQARTYGMRVIGPNAFGVINTAEGVRLNASLSPQLPNPGRLGLFTQSGAIGIALLSGLHRRGAGLASLAGIAGISTFVSAGNRADVSGNDLLQYWYDDPRTDVVLMYLESIGNPRKFTRLARRTAAVKPVVVVKGARHSGSAPTGHAVPTTRIPDATVSDLLRQAGVIRVETVTELADAGVLLASQPLPAGPRVAILGNSESLGLLTYDACLTEGLSPLPPRDLTTAAAPDDFRRALTEALADDACDAVVVTAIPWVGDARADALAAAVREAAQVSGPTPAKPVAVVHLEIQELAAALAGTGGEPAPGTRRIPAYPAAERAVRALAEAVRYARWRQEAAEPGRVPEYDDIDEAGAAADIQVLLTPADDTGGTGDDTDPGVELSPGDTQRLLARYGVSVLPALPAPDPDTAVRAAGRLGFPVALKPTAAHLRHRTDLGGVRLELGSEAELRRAYAELTDYLGRPEELGLVVQRMAPRGVDTVVRAAIDPAAGAVLSFGLAGAPSELLGDTAHSLVPVTGRDAAELIRSIRTAPLLFGWRGSKPVDTAALEELLLRVSRLVDDHPEVVAVDLEPVVIAQQGLSVLGASARLAPPPPRTDLGPRHMPAY
- a CDS encoding IS5 family transposase (programmed frameshift), with the protein product MVRRHELTDQEWELLAPLIPRAATGRPRVEDRQVVNGMVYKIRTGISWRDLPERYGPWKTVYTRFRRYALDGVFTRALQQIQAHADAAGDIDWLVQIDSTIVRAHQHAAATGRKGGGIGDEPDDHALGRSRGGLTTKIHLACDGKGRPLAILVTPGQRHDSVCARPLLERIRVPRTGLGRPRCRPGQVIADKAYSSRGFRAYLRRRGIAHTIPEKTDQRRHRLRRGGHGGRPPGFDRETYRRRNMIERCFNRLKGFRGIATRYEKTATSYEAAVTLASFLLWARSV
- a CDS encoding sulfurtransferase, whose protein sequence is MHAIITAFDLMGELAEDQPPLLLDVRWQLGGPPGRPAYEAGHLPDAVYVDLDTELAGPPGKAGRHPLPDLSAFAAAMRRAGVRRDRRVVVYDGGQGWAAARAWWLLRWAGHPSVRVLDGGLPAWTAADGVLTTDAPDATEGDFVPEPGALPLLEADDAAALARRGVLLDARAAERYRGEVEPIDPVGGHVPGAISAPTVENVTADGHFLPAGQLAERFAALGATEDAEVGVYCGSGVSAAHQVLALAVAGIPAALYVGSWSEWSADGARPVATGPERG
- a CDS encoding DUF5998 family protein, whose amino-acid sequence is MAKTGTTTQGLRAAIERSGYYPALVAEAVEAAVGGEPIVSYLVHQETTFDANEVRRHVTVLVLTGNRFIVSHTDEQAADGTSPSPYATTSTESVKLQRISSVVLSRVVANPESYTPGTLPREVVLTIGWGAVSRLDLEPAACGDPNCEADHGYTGSSTADDLSLRVSEAGDGPDSVRQTLAFAQALSEATAATPDTGR
- a CDS encoding thymidine kinase, producing MPELVFFSGTMDCGKSTLALQIQHNRSARGLQGMIYTRDDRAGEGKLSSRLGLATEAVEVADHLDFYAHVVQAMTAGGRVDYVIADEAQFLTPPQIDQLARVVDDLDVDVFAFGITTDFRSKLFPGSQRLVELADRVEVLQVEALCWCGARATHNARTVGGQMVVEGAQVVVGDVNRPESEVGYEVLCRRHHRRRMTAAGARAAALSPDVLPLDQPSGPSAR
- a CDS encoding alkaline phosphatase family protein codes for the protein MSGSATGPLPSADSLWPEPTPLDPRSAPVPKYGTGSLADLLPAVAAGQEVPGLSSGLALAPADRVCVFLVDGLGWELLRAHPAEAPFLTSLLSGSKGGSGEPLTAGFPSTTATSLASVGTGLPPGAHGLAGYTVLDPGTGQLMNQLRWQPWTDPYAWQPYPTVFQLADAAGVHTCQVSAPTFAETPLTKVALSGGTFHGRLSGEERMDLAAEQLGAAGRSLVYTYYSEVDGKGHRFGVDSPEWREQLRYVDGLAQRLAERLPPRSALYVTADHGMIDIPFDPESRIDFDEDWELRAGVSLLGGEGRARHVYAVPGAAGDVLAVWREVLGERMWVASRDEAIEAGWFGGPGGADTGGRGVDHRVYQRIGDVVAAAREDVAIVASHTEPKESAMVGLHGSMTPLEQLVPLLEVRS
- a CDS encoding HPr family phosphocarrier protein; its protein translation is MAERRVTIGWAEGLHARPASIFVRAATAAGVPITIAKADGTPVNAASMLAVLGLGAQGGEEVVLASDADDAEVALDRLAKLVAEGLEELPETV